GCTATCCCTTATgcttataacatttaaaaaaaattatcttatctAAGAAATGTAtagtaatattatatacaaataaaataacacatgATTCTGAAGGTAATGGGTGTGGGAACGCATCAGTGGATgtgtgtcgcatccctagaagtCTCGATCttagtggacgcatgtagggaTGCAGATGCACTAGCTTAGCTGAGGGATGCAGCCACAAGCTGAGTGATGTAATCCGCTAGGCTAGGTTACGGAAGCAGATGTCTACGATGCACTAGCTTGGCCAAGGTCTGCAGATACGAGCTAGGTTACGGAAGCAGGTGTCTACGATGCACTAGCTTGGCCAAGGTCTGCAGCTACGAGCTAGGTTACGGAAGCAGGTGTCTACGATGCACTAGCTTGGCCAAGGTCTGCAGCTACGAGCTAGGTTACGGGAGCAGGTGTCTACTAGTGGATCTGCGGCTACGAGCTAGGTTACGGAAGCAGGTGTCTACTAGTGGATCTGCAGCTACGAGCTAGGTCACGGAAGCAGGTGTCTACTAGTGGATCTGCAGCTACAAGCTAGGTCATGGAAGCAGGTGTCTACTAGTGGATCTGCGGCTACGAGCTAGGTTACGGAAGCAGGTGTCTACTAGTAGATCTGCAGCTACGAGCTAGGTCACGGAAGCAGGTGTCTACTAGTAGATCTGCAGCTACAAGCTAGGTCACGGAAGCAGGTGTCTACTAGTGGATCTGCGGCTACGAGCTAGGTTACGGAAGCAGGTGTCTACTAGTAGATCTGCAGCTACGAGCTAGGTCACGGAAGCAGGTGTCTACTAGTGGATCTGCAGCTACAAGCTAGGTCATGGAAGCAGGTGTCTACTAGTGGATCTGCGGCTACGAGCTAGGTTACGGAAGCAGGTGTCTACTAGTAGATCTGCAGCTACGAGCTAGGTCACGGAAGCAGGTGTCTACTAGTGGATCTGCGGCTACGAGCTAGGTCACGGAAGCAGGTGTCTACTAGTAGATCTGCAGCTACAAGCTAGGTCACGGAAGCAGGTGTCTACTAGTGGATCTGCAGCTACAAGCTAGGTCATGGAAGCAGGTGTCTACTAGTGGATCTGCGGCTACGAGCTAGGTTACGGAAGCAGGTGTCTACTAGTGGATCTGCAGCTACGAGCTAGGTCACGGAAGCAGGTGTCTACGAGCTAGGTCACGGAAGCAGGCGTCACTCACTGGTAGCAGTGCCGCTCGCCCTGGACCTTGCGCAGGATGTTGACGCGGTAGTAGTAGCGCAGCGCCCGGGACATCTTGTCGTAGTTCATGGACAGGTGGTTCTTCTGGATGCCCCACAGCTTGGCCAGGCCGGCGGGGTCCACGATCTTGAACACGCCCGTGTCGCGGTTCTTCCACGCGATGTAGCCCGTGTAGCGCTGCGTCTGGTCGTTGAGAAGCTGCTGCAGGAAGTCCCACAGCAGGCGGCCGTCTGCAACGCCACCACAGCCCGGTACAGATCATTGCTTCCTTTCCCGATTACAGTCCACTCAGCACTATCTTATAACATATATATCCTACAATCAACCCCAAATAAATTAGGTGGTGTAATTGCACTAATAATATCAATTTTAATTCTTATAACTATACCAAtctataaaacaaattttcaagGAAAACAGGTTCTTCCCTATCAATCGAATTACTTATTGAATAATAGTAACTGTATTAGtaacactctctctctctctttctctctctctctctctctctctctctctatatatatatatatatatatatatatatatatatatatatatatatatatatatatatatatatataaagtattttCAACATGGTGCATCAGCCCTCTCAACTACGCAGGGGTGCCCACCTTGTAAAATATAAGTGACAgttacaaaaattgaaaaatcgAGGAAGCCACTTTAAACCTCGTATTTATTGAAGCACAGTTGTATATCTCTCCCGAATGGCTTCACCCCTCTCAACTCAATCATATACCGGGGTTTACTCATATTTATACATGGATCATATTACATCTAAATTTGAATACGTTGCAGGCGATACTAGTAGTTTTGTTTGTATGACTTGATCATCCATTATCGGCttttttgggaaattattttaacgcGAGGTTCCGGATTCTTTGGATCAAGTCAGTGACGTCCTACATAAAAGGCAATTAGTGAGTAGCTGACCGTTCACCATTACATATTAGACAGTGGTTGCTAGTCTTTTGGTGAAGTATATTAAGAAAAGTCAGAGTCTCTACTCCTGATATTTACAAGAATCTAGCGGGTAGTTCAGAACACATTGTTATCTTGAAGCTCTATTAGCTTAAGTCTTTCTGTGCAATTTAATCtaaaatatatgtgaaaattacaaaaaattaaaaatcaaggAAGCCACTCATATTTATTAAAgcacaataaataattaagtggAATGCTTGTAATTAAAAGTgaatatataatacaaatattttgcctgtgaacgcatacattttttttaaaaggctcCGAAAATCTCTTTGTTGTGTGCTCTATGATGATACACGATAAAATATTACTATTGCATGCAAATTgttaaaaccaagatggcattttctagttttttttatccttttccTTTTGTGCCAATCCatcattaatatattttgtaataaaataaaataatatttataaaagacACATTCACTGTccgaaacataaatattattatagtTTTTAGTAAACATCCCGCTAGTTGGCCCACCTACTAACAACACTAACCTACTCTACGATGCGTGGAGTGTGCGTTCTAAGATTCCCCGCAGAAATAGATGATTTGCATAACCTGCTTCCGGACTGGTTCGGTCAAGTTCAGTTTAGTTAAAAAGTAAGCTGTCATCCATTAAGACCAGGTTGGACAAGTTATTTACGCTATACAAGTTTGCAGTTGCTTGATAGACGTCATCATTTATGTGAAGGCTTAAACAAACTTTGAGGCAagctgaatttatttttaattagttaaatattttattgagagTACATTAATATCCCAAACCTTACTATGGAAGGTTTTGTGATTATGGGCTCACAAAACATCTCCTCCTAACAGTAATAATTACAAACGTGAACTAGAGCCCACAACCCTTTGACTAATAATAAGACCGGTAATATTACTCCAGAACATCAAAGCCTACAAATAGGGTGTGGAGAGTACTATATGTTATGTgaaggaaaaattatttaaaaaattaaataattttaagtttgaaattcCATTAACGTTGAGTTTTATATGGCGAAGCTGTGAAACGGAGAGGTGGTGGGTAGCATTAATTAGAGAAAACCCACCTACGCACTGAGTCATAACGTGAGGTGTCCTGGTTTGAACCCCGCTGGTAACTGAACTTGGATTGTCTTGGTGGGAGGTAAATGATTTGATCACTCAACCAACTACCCATTTCCATCAACCACCAGAGTGACGAGAGAATCCATGACACCAGGATAATCTGGCAGCAAACTTGCCCGAATCAATTGTGCCATTGCAATCGTgagaaaattttgaattaaagACTGCCATTAGCAAGCGGTCCTTAGCCTCTTCCAAGCTTGTGAATAAAAGTAGCGTCACAGTCAGCTAAATTAAGGTTTGGCTCCACCTGCTAttttggtttattgcattttaatgttttttttttttttataatttgaagtCATTTCATGTATAACTATATAAGCATTGCATACGATGAGGGGTTACTAAATTTGCTGCCAGGTGTATAAGTTTGCTACTATTTGTTAACAgtcaaataaatattcaaaactaaaacttttaatttggCTAATTGTGATTTCATCATTGAGTAATGAATTCCACTTAACTTACATACCCTAATTCAACAAGGGAGGAACAGAAACATAAAAGACACCAACTTTATTTCGACAGTTTTTTGGGAATAACAATAGTTTATCATTTAATACTCAAAATTGGCCTTAGTTAAGAGAAAAATCTAACATTAAATGTTTACTGAGGCTATAAAATAGTGTCCAAAGAAAGTAATTACATTATCAAAAAAATGTCAACACTAAAAAGCAAATGACCAcaggaaaactattttttttgtacagcagGTCATTCATGATTTACTTAAAGAACACCAATAAGTTATGTACTATGCTCTAACAATGGCCTAAAAACTGTTGGAACCAAGATGTACAGTGGAGCATTGATCATCCGAACTAATAGGTAACTGGGGGTGTTCTGATAAACGATATTTTGGATAACCAatcattttctcaaaaaaaaaaaacatactggaTTATAGGAGCACAGTGAAATATGATACTCACAAGCTAAACCTGATCCACATTCTTCAACTGATCTATTATTCTAAGTTTATCAGAAATGCTGAGAATGACGTGTTTATGTTTGGATTCCACTGTGTACGGCATGACAAACTGCATTAAATGTCTCACTATCAAAGGCTCACACGCCACTGACAATGCGACGTTGGTCATGTAGGCCAATCTTGGCAGGGAGGGAAAAACCGCACCTACGCTACGCTACACTAACAATGCAGTGAATGGcgcgcaaatttgaattaattttgccTTCTTGAACGCGTTCAGTTAACCGGTCATTTGGTTGACTGAGGTTGGGACAGTCGACGCTCCACTGTATTTGCAGTTCCGCTCCTCCCCACTAGAGCGTAACGTGACCAGCCAACCACCAGGCAGGCCTAACACGTACTGGTGTTGGTCTCGGGCGCGTCGCAGTAGTAGTCCCGCGCGACGGGCCGGAAGGCAGTGGCGTGGTGCTCCTTGCCGGGGGACAGCGGGGCGGGCGTGGGCGGCGGCGAGGCGCCCTGGACGCCGCCCCCGGGCGCCGCCTGCTGCAGCGACTCCTGGTAGCTGTCGTCGTCAGAGTCCGACTGGTGGCTGCCGTTGCTGTTGCTGCCGCTGCTGTGGTAGGACTGCGCGGCGCCCACCGCCTCCACGTGCTGGGGACTGCCTGCTGGCACACGAGGTCTGGTCACCGCCGCGGTCACTCCTCACCCGAGAACCCTCTGACAACCCTCAAACCTTGCTTCACCTCTCATCCAAACTACCCTCAACACCTGGCTCAATATCTTCATTCACTTGACTCCTAACAACTTCCTTCACTCCTCTTTCTAACAACCCTCATCACCTCGACACTGTACTTCACACTTTATTTGACAACCTTCATCCCTTGCTTCACTCCTACTTCAAACTACCTTCAACCTCAAACAACTAGCTCCATAACTTTGTTCGATTGACTCCAAACAAATTCCTTCACTTCTGATTCTAACAACCCTCAACACCTTACTTCACTTTTTATTTGACAACCCTCATCCCTTGCTTCGCTCCTCATCAAAACTACCCTCAACGTCCTACTTCATAAATCTTAACATCCTGTTCCATATCTTCTTTCACACAACCATCGACACCATGTTTTACCTTTCACTCATGAAACATGCAACGGACATATTCAACACCCTGCTTGGGTTATCAACAGGTGTGGCGCTCATGTGGCGAAGTTATTAGGCTCCATTCCCAATACCCCCGGCATGATTTGAATTTACAATTACCTACCTAGTCGACAACCAAGTGGTTAGTAGGACCCACTGTAATCTTCAAGATCCTACCACCTTAAGGTGGAGGGATAACAATGGCAGCCCATGCTTTTGCGGGGGCCAGGGGCCACTTTTGCAGGGgtcaaaatattttggaaagaatTTTAGCGGTAGTCCTGTGGGGTGTGGAATAGCCCCCAGAGAAACAGTGCATTCGGGGCCTTCCCTAGGAGACTATGAAAAATTACTCCCTTTAAGGCAACATTTTAAAGCCATCCTGGAACTGAAATTTTAACCATGCTTTTGTTAATTGATCTTAAGAAATGTTGATATTCTCTCCCAGTTAATTTACTCAGGTtagatttataaattttaacaacaaAACTCTAATTTTATCGCTATTTCATGAGTCGATAAATTCTTAAGATAAATTTTGTGATATGAAATTATGAACAACACTCAATTAAAACTCTAAATATTTACCAGCATgttaaatattaagtattaacAACAATTTAAGTCTTCCtctttccaaatatatatatatatatatatatatatgtgtgtgtgtgtgtgtgtgcgcgcgcgcgcttGTTGCCCGGCTTGCCCGACCCTTGAGCAGCCCCAGAGGAATAATAATATACGtatgccatcttgatttcaacagGTTTTGAccacaaaaattttctttaatttacaaaattttgctTTTCCAAAGCATAACATATAGTTAAGTGGAATGCCTATTAAGTTAATAACAGTCTGCTGACTGGCTGTCCACAAAGGGCGCGGGAATGAGCGTGACAGAGTTGCCGTGGtgaaggtagtgcttattcgctacctcacccgaatgtcttggaataccgctctTAGAAAATCTCTGATGTATTATGACatgaaactgttgaaaccaagatggcacaGCATGACGGCGGGGCTCGCACCTGACTGGCTGTCGACGGACGGCGCGGGGCTGAGTGTGACGGAGTTGCCGTGGtgaaggtagtgcttattcgctacctcgcccgaatgtcttggaataccgctctTAGAAAATCTCTGACTTAAATCACGAAAATGTATTATGACatgaaactgttgaaaccaagatgacacAGCGTGACGGGGGGCTCGCACCTGACTGGCTGTCGACGGACGGCGCGGGGCTGAGCGTGACAGAGTTGCCGTGGTGAAGGTAGTGTTTATTCGCTACCCtcacccgaatgtcttggaataccgctctTAGAAAATCTCTGATGTATTATGACatgaaactgttgaaaccaagatggcggagcgTGACGGCGGGGCTCGCACCTGACTGGCTGTCGACGGACGGCGCGGGGCTGAGCGTGACGGAGTTGCCGTGGTGGACGAGGTGCGCGAGGCCGGGGGCAGGCAGGTCCTGCAGCATGGTCCAGCCGTGCGCCGGCGGGTAGTGCCGCGACGTCGGCGTCACCGGGCTGGACGGCAGGCAGCGCTGCAGCGTCTGCGCGTCCCTCACCAGCAGCTGCAGCACGTTGTGCAGCACGTCTCCGGCCCCGGGGCAGCGCTCGCCCAGGTCGCCCTTGGTCAGCAGGCACAGCGCCTTGCCTGCAACACCGCGCGCGTTGACACTCCCTTGTCCTCCGCTCCTGGCGACCCTCCCGAAACACCTCTCCTTCTAGAGGTTAACCTACCACCAAACTGCCTCCTGAGTCCCCAGTAACCTTTCCGAAAAATACCAGTCTCCACCAGCAACCATCCCAAAACTCCTATCCTTATAGAGGTTAACCTACCACCAAACTGCCTCCTGAGTCCCCAGTAACCTTTCCGAAAAATACCAGTCTCCACCAGCAACCATCCCAAAACTCCTATCCTTATAGAGGTTAACCTACCACCAAACTTCCTCCTGAGTCCCCAGTAACCTTTCCGAAAAATACCAGTCTCCACCAGCAACCATCCCAAAACTCCTATCCTTATAGAGGTTAACCTACCACCAAACTGCCTCCTGAGTCCCCAGTAACCTTTCCGAATAAATGCTAGTCAACACCAGCAACCCTCACAAAACTCCTATCCTTATAGAGGTTAACCTACCACCAAAGTGTCTGCTGAGTCCCCAGTAACCTTTCCAAAAAATACCAGTCAACACCAGCAACCATCCCAAAACACCTCTCCTTCTAGAAGTTAACCTACCACCAAACTGCCTCCTGAGTCCCCAGTAACCTTTCCAAAAAAATACCAGTCTCCACCAGCAATCATCCCAAAACACCTCCCCTTCTAGAGGTTAACCTACCACCAAACTGCCTGCTGAGACTCTAGTAACctctccaaaaaaaaatcagtcaacACACAAGCTGTTTAAACTCAAAATGCTGCAAGCCACTACCAAACTATCTGTTTCTATATTAACAGTTTCAAATACATAACTTTGTTTTGGAATTAGGAACTGCTCCTAGAGGTCTTTGTCTAACACCATAAAATCGACTACAGATTATAAAAACACAGTAAAAATGGAGACATTATTTCTCTCTTTCGTCCATCCCACCCAACCCTCCTCCCTTCCTTACCCCGACAGGTTCTAGAAAAAAGTTAGAAACTAAGATATTGTTGGACAGTGAACACACACTTAGAAAAGTGTACACCACAGAAACAGGCATCTAAGAAATAAAAGTATTCATGGAGTGGGTACAGCGGCACATTCGTGAAGATCACTTGCGCCTACTGGGGATGGAACCCAGACTGATGTTTCGAGAGGTCGGCATACTAGCAACACTACACTACCGATATGTTCTTGGTTCTTACACGACATATTGGTTAGCTCCCGCAGTCACGTGAGAGTGACATTCGAAAGGACATCGCCGAAATTTAAATTCAGTGAATCGGTTTAATGTGGATATAAATTATATCAATGTGGATGTTGTGAGAGTCAAGACTGGGGTTCATCAGGTCAGACTGTCCTCGCCGAAGGACAGGCCTGTCGTTTTTTTAACCAGCCTGGTGAAAGCGTGAGGTGAGATGATATCGTTGTAAAGACGTTGGAATGGTGTGTACCGTGAAGACCCCAAAAGTTCAGAGAAACCTTCACCACAGTTTCCCCATCCGCCATTTGAGGAATGAGCTGACCACTTTACCACTAGTGTGTACTTACTTTTCAGAACCATCGAGAATAATGTTTTAGAGGCCCCTTCCCATTATATAATGTACCACTTTTCAAAActgccaattaaaaaaataataatgtaaatactgTAAACATTATCAATAATTGTACATGTGCTTTACTTGTGTTGGGTGTTCTGTGAATTCTAACAGCAATGTACTTGTAGTTTGTGTCCTACTGTCAGGATGAAGTCACAATCCCAACACAGTGACCAGCGGGTGGTTCCCAAGAGCTCACCGTTCATCTGGAACATGTCCATCTCGAAGCCGGGCAGGTCGAACTCTCGCTCGCACCACCTGAGGAAGGCGACCACGTCGTCCCGGGACCACACCCGCGGGTCCGTCGCTGCAACAGGCCACGGCCAGACTTAGCGCCCCCGCTGCCGTGCGGCCCGCGGCGGGCTTCAACGAGACAAGCCATGGAGAAGATGATGAGCAGGATGACGATGATTAGGATAATGATGAGGATGAGGAGGGTAAGGGTGATGAGCAGGGAGATGATGGTTAGGATGAAGATGAGGTGGATGATGAGGATGATAGGTAGTGAGCAGAATGAGAATGATTAGGATAATGAGGATGAAGAAGGTGATAAGGTTGATGATCAGGGTGAGGATGGTTAGGATGAGGATGAGGTGGATGATGAGGACGATAGGTAGTGAGCAGAATGAGGATGATTAGGATAATGAAGATGAAGGTGATAAGGTTGATGAGCAGGATGAGGATGGTTAGGATGAGGATGAGGTGAATGATGAGGACGATAGGTAGAGAGCAGAATGAGGATGATTAGGATAATGAGGATGAAGGTGATAAGGTTGATGAGCAGGGTGAGGATGGTTAGGATGAGGTGGATGATGAGGATGATAAGGGTAGTGAGCAGAATGAGTATTATTAGGATATTAATGAGAATGAGGAGGATAATAATGATTAGGAGGATAAGAATAAGCAGGATGAggattatgatgatgatgatggctttaTCGGCCctgaggatggtttggattctcAGCCAGCACATAGGGAGATGGCCAAAGAGTGATGATCCAGTAATGGTTCAAAACTGCCTTCCGCGCTAAGAAGTTGAAGGGACAACACAACACCCAGTCTTGAACACGGGAAGGCTATTTTCCATAAGTGCAATAAAAAACAATGACCCAGTTAGGATTGGAACCTAGAACCTAACAATATCATGCAGTAGCTCTTGTCACTTTGGTAATTTTTCAGCGCCAATGAGCCAACTACTTCTCCTTTTATTTCCTTGTTACTGAAACGTTTGATAGTTTGGATACTGTTATTAACTTTGACTTTTGCTGTGACAAATTTAGACGATAAGAATTGACACCCATGCCTtagccgggactcgaacccgtaaACTATCGCACCGAAGTCTGTGCGATAACAGGTCGGACTGGAAGTATAGCGAagttggttaggatagctacattaaagatactgtgaaatcatgtaaacggtttcctagccctggatagctacacattaaaaagttatttgctaagcaaccataaaatgattttacagcatttttaatgtagctgtacttacctaatataaccaatcatccacaatgttttaaattatttataatgtagctaacctatcctaaccatccacaatgttttaaagtatgtatttttaatgtagctaacctatcctaatcgaccgcaaaatttaatgccacaccggtttatacaatgagatataacagaaaaaaaaagcgagcatgaacttcgggtgtggctctctcgtctgtgaaaagaaggcttccctttacTCCCTAGGGAAGcttacaactcacgtagtttcggttccctaccacgttcgtgcaacttcggaattctctcaaaatttgaaatttaaaaaaaaatcgaagggttaagttaggttaggttaggtcaggtcagtcacaacatgcttgttttcattggaaacttctgatttagcggctgaagtggcgttagtaccaaaacgcaaaacttcggaaatcttcggatattcttgcagggaaccgaaactacgtgagttgtaggcttcccttactccctatccaaacctttcCATAGAAGTTCTCACTTCAAAAAAACTGTAACCTCTATGAAGGGTTTGTTTGCGCTGGTAGTTGCGGGCTCGCCCGACAGACAGCGCCGCGCGCAACTCACTGAGGCTGGCGGGCAGGTGCGTCTTGAAGTCGACGAGCGGCGAGGCGGGGGGCGCCTGCGCAGAGAAGCCCAGCGGGTAGCGCCACAGCAGGTCGGAGGCGCTGAAGGGCAGCGACAGCGGCAGGCGGTCCATGGCCGCGGCGGGGGGCAGCGACAGGGGTAGGAGTTTCATAACCAGCGGCGCCTCGCGTCTGCGCCGCGTCTGTCCGGCCACTGCAACACCGCGCACGCACCTCACGTACTGTCACACTGCCGTGACAAGCCCTCACTCACTGCCGTGCCGGACCTGACACGTGTTAAATATTCCAATCATCAATTTGAATTGACCCTCCCCTGACAATCATTCCGGATACGCCCTTGCCGTCAACAATACAAATACTGAACTGCTTTTACTGCAGTCATCTGTTGGCGACTGGCCCTCCCCTGACAATCTTTCCGGGTACGCCCTT
The Bacillus rossius redtenbacheri isolate Brsri chromosome 14, Brsri_v3, whole genome shotgun sequence DNA segment above includes these coding regions:
- the LOC134538823 gene encoding ets DNA-binding protein pokkuri, which gives rise to MKLLPLSLPPAAAMDRLPLSLPFSASDLLWRYPLGFSAQAPPASPLVDFKTHLPASLTTDPRVWSRDDVVAFLRWCEREFDLPGFEMDMFQMNGKALCLLTKGDLGERCPGAGDVLHNVLQLLVRDAQTLQRCLPSSPVTPTSRHYPPAHGWTMLQDLPAPGLAHLVHHGNSVTLSPAPSVDSQSGSPQHVEAVGAAQSYHSSGSNSNGSHQSDSDDDSYQESLQQAAPGGGVQGASPPPTPAPLSPGKEHHATAFRPVARDYYCDAPETNTNGRLLWDFLQQLLNDQTQRYTGYIAWKNRDTGVFKIVDPAGLAKLWGIQKNHLSMNYDKMSRALRYYYRVNILRKVQGERHCYQFLRNPSELKSIKNMSLLRQQMSPTRPAPPQGPAVSIKLEREEPEPRDDDEDLPTDLSMSPTARSRPAGFPLPPASSAVKLEVPDDK